Proteins encoded by one window of Anopheles maculipalpis chromosome 2RL, idAnoMacuDA_375_x, whole genome shotgun sequence:
- the LOC126559250 gene encoding uncharacterized protein LOC126559250, producing the protein MLKFAAIATVGLLLCAVQCVKVDYYGSLYNPKDELHAPYHEKEDKQDFSKIPGVPGVDYPIYHEVPHTSFHCGNVPAIPGMYANVETGCQAYHTCHDGREGHQGASFLCTNGTLFNQKEFACDWWYNVKCEEAPSYYHLNADPEHNPFTPKRKPEDEHQHQKFLIHV; encoded by the coding sequence ATGCTAAAGTTCGCTGCCATTGCCACCGTTGGGCTGCTGCTCTGTGCCGTACAGTGCGTCAAAGTGGACTACTACGGCTCGCTGTACAACCCGAAGGACGAGCTGCATGCACCGTACCACGAGAAGGAAGACAAGCAGGACTTTAGCAAAATTCCCGGCGTGCCCGGTGTAGACTATCCGATCTACCATGAAGTGCCGCACACCAGCTTCCACTGTGGCAACGTGCCGGCCATCCCCGGCATGTACGCGAACGTCGAAACCGGCTGCCAGGCCTACCACACCTGCCACGATGGGCGCGAGGGCCACCAGGGTGCGTCGTTCCTCTGCACCAACGGCACGCTGTTCAATCAGAAGGAATTCGCCTGCGACTGGTGGTACAATGTCAAGTGCGAGGAAGCGCCCAGCTACTACCATCTGAATGCCGACCCCGAGCACAACCCCTTCACGCCCAAGCGCAAACCGGAGGACGAGCACCAGCATCAGAAATTCCTCATCCACGTCTAG